The proteins below are encoded in one region of Scomber japonicus isolate fScoJap1 chromosome 24, fScoJap1.pri, whole genome shotgun sequence:
- the LOC128354199 gene encoding L-threonine 3-dehydrogenase, mitochondrial-like: MDEGLLMSGISKPLLPPGGSGFMMLVVRLLRGAVKHAGSRPPCSTERLISAARGISSSSQHFSASGRTQSAHCTDTDHPKILITGGLGQLGVGLAKLLRRRFGKDNVILSDIRKPPNHVYHNGPFIFSDILDYKNLREIVVNNNISWLVHYSAVLSAVGESNVSLAKEVNITGLHNILDIATEHGLRVFVPSTIGAFGPSSPRDPTPDLCVQRPRTIYGVSKVHAELMGEYYHHRYGLDFRCLRYPGIISADSQPGGGTTDYAVQIFHAAVKTGHFECNLRSDTRLPMMYIDDCLRATLEILEAPADMLASRTYNIHAMSFTPHDLTQEIQKVLPDLKVTYSVDPVRQAIAEGWPMALEDSAARRDWGWKHEYDLQELVQTMLTQINTGNHLAQSN, encoded by the exons GTGGTTTTATGATGCTGGTGGTGCGGTTGCTGAGAGGTGCAGTGAAGCATGCTGGGAGCAGACCCCCGTGCAGTACTGAGCGACTGATCTCAGCGGCACGTGGTATCAGCTCGTCCTCGCAACACTTCTCTGCTTCTGGGAGAACTCAGTCTGCACACTGTACAGATACCGACCACCCCAAAATCCTCATCACAG GAGGACTTGGACAGCTTGGGGTCGGGCTTGCCAAGTTGCTTAG GAGACGATTCGGAAAGGACAACGTGATCCTGTCTGACATCCGGAAACCCCCCAACCACGTCTACCACAAtg GTCCGTTCATCTTCTCAGACATCCTGGACTACAAGAACCTCAGGGAGATTGTGGTCAACAACAACATCAGCTGGCTGGTGCACTACTCCGCCGTGCTGTCAGCTGTGGGAGAGAGCAACGTCTCACTGGCCAAAGAGGTCAACATAACAG GTCTCCATAACATTTTAGACATAGCAACCGAACATGGTCTGCGTGTGTTTGTCCCCAGCACGATCGGTGCCTTCGGTCCGTCCTCACCCAGGGACCCCACCCCTGACCTGTGCGTGCAGAGACCGCGCACCATCTACGGCGTCTCCAAGGTCCATGCCGAGCTGATGGGTGAG tactATCACCATCGGTATGGGCTGGATTTCCGCTGTCTCAGGTATCCAGGCATCATCTCAGCTGATTCGCAGCCTGGAGGTGGAACCACAG ACTATGCCGTCCAGATCTTCCACGCAGCTGTTAAAACTGGTCATTTCGAGTGCAACCTGCGCAGTGACACGCGGCTTCCTATGATGTATATTG ACGACTGTCTCAGGGCTACTCTGGAGATTCTCGAAGCTCCGGCAGACATGCTGGCTAGCCGCACCTACAATATCCACGCTATGAGCTTCACGCCACACGACCTCACCCAGGAGATACAGAAAGTCCTGCCTGACCTCAAAGTCACCTACAGTGTGGACCCTGTGCGGCAGGCTATAG CGGAAGGCTGGCCAATGGCGTTAGAGGACAGCGCGGCGAGGCGGGACTGGGGTTGGAAGCACGAGTATGACCTCCAGGAGCTGGTGCAGACCATGCTGACTCAAATCAATACGGGCAACCATCTGGCACAATCCAACTGA
- the c24h8orf74 gene encoding uncharacterized protein C8orf74 homolog yields MDSLTEREISHIARLQREAGLQRLNCHFSWPDFCDERRRFHQEFVYDTAMFAASRGFSWSHVIRAAVIVKDIFPQLDGHDLPKLSSLLMDTLSECLPNLTPVHRHELTQYLTDTCITRRRLFQAVVGGAANMSITQIHLEVQLPPTPCPLAQGMELNEWEHQQQQAQLTASLQQKEEQLKSLREGLRVTVEDVNVPEEEQLHKELVRAAVKATEGQMLASLHQEASLLGDILQLKLQCVALATGRLHNPAPAHISPHPDTSAKAKLHTGKK; encoded by the exons AGAGAGGCTGGACTGCAGAGACTCAACTGTCACTTCTCATGGCCCGACTTCTGTGATGAGCGCCGGCGTTTCCATCAGGAGTTTGTGTATGACACCGCTATGTTCGCAGCATCCCGTGGCTTCTCCTGGTCTCATGTCATCCGGGCAGCTGTGATCGTCAAAGACATCTTCCCACAGCTGGACG GTCATGACCTACCCAAACTATCATCCTTACTCATGGACACACTGTCCGAGTGTTTGCCGAACCTCACCCCTGTCCACCGACATGAGTTAACCCAGTACCTCACAGACACCTGCATCACTCGGCGTAGGCTCTTCCAGGCGGTGGTGGGTGGAGCTGCTAACATGTCCATCACCCAGATACACTTGGAGGTGCAGCTGCCACCCACACCCTGCCCTCTAGCACAG GGCATGGAGCTGAATGAGTGGGAGCATCAGCAACAGCAAGCCCAACTCACAGCAAGTTTGCAGCagaaggaggagcagctgaagaGCCTCAGGGAGGGGTTAAGGGTCACTGTAGAGGATGTGAATGTTCctgaggaggagcagctgcATAAAGAG CTGGTGCGTGCAGCGGTAAAGGCCACAGAGGGACAGATGCTGGCTTCTCTGCACCAAGAAGCCTCGTTGCTCGGTGACATCCTGCAGCTCAAACTGCAGTGTGTAGCGTTGGCCACCGGGAGGCTCCACAATCCTGCTCCAGCTCACATCAGCCCGCATCCAGACACATCTGCAAAGGCAAAGCTGCACACAGGAAAAAAGTAA